Proteins encoded within one genomic window of Ranitomeya variabilis isolate aRanVar5 chromosome 4, aRanVar5.hap1, whole genome shotgun sequence:
- the LOC143764416 gene encoding indolethylamine N-methyltransferase-like, translating into MATTFTVPKVYQDNFDPQIYLDTYYGAVTGVFIKDGYLDFILKKLHKAFTSGGVKGDLLIDIGPGPAIYQELSACEAFKEITAADFTDRNREYLEKWRRNEPGLFDWTPSLKLVCDLEGRSGKIAEKEDKLRKTLKRVVPCDVTKSNPLHPLVLPKADCVLTVGCLECASKDEASYGNVIKNLSSLLKVGGHLIIGSILGSTIFRCGNKQFSLINLSDQFLRKVITDTGFVIEDLEVLPREFDKPMFDICNHTSGIFILARKVKDV; encoded by the exons ATGGCAACTACTTTCACTGTCCCAAAGGTCTACCAAGATAATTTTGATCCCCAGATTTATCTAGATACATATTATGGGGCTGTGACTGGAGTCTTCATTAAGGATGGATATCTAGACTTCATCCTGAAGAAGCTGCACAAAGCTTTTACATCAG GGGGCGTAAAAGGAGACTTGCTGATTGACATCGGCCCTGGTCCTGCCATATATCAGGAATTGTCGGCATGTGAGGCCTTCAAGGAAATTACTGCTGCAGATTTTACAGATCGGAACAGGGAATATCTGGAGAAATGGAGAAGGAACGAACCTGGATTGTTTGACTGGACACCTTCTCTAAAATTAGTCTGCGACTTAGAAGGCCGTAG CGGTAAAATAGCCGAGAAGGAAGATAAACTGAGGAAGACACTGAAAAGAGTGGTGCCATGTGACGTCACCAAGAGCAATCCTCTTCACCCGCTCGTCTTACCCAAAGCCGATTGTGTCCTGACCGTAGGCTGCCTTGAATGCGCCTCCAAAGATGAAGCGTCTTATGGCAATGTCATCAAAAATCTCTCTTCCTTGCTGAAAGTGGGGGGTCACTTGATCATTGGTAGCATATTAGGGAGCACCATTTTCCGATGTGGAAACAAGCAATTCTCTCTCATTAACCTTAGCGATCAATTCCTTAGAAAAGTCATAACAGATACAGGATTTGTCATTGAAGACTTGGAAGTTCTCCCTCGAGAATTTGATAAGCCCATGTTTGATATCTGCAATCACACCTCTGGCATTTTTATCCTggcaagaaaagtcaaagatgtgtAA